The Metabacillus schmidteae nucleotide sequence AACCTTTAGTTCATCCCGTGTTTCAAGTCCTGAACGAACCATCCACCACTGCATGAAAAGGCAGATGATAAGCAGCCAGTCGTACCGTGGTAGAAAAGGAAGTGATATAAATTTTGTGATAGCCAAAGAAACAAATATGACGACAGGAAACAAACAGGATAAGGCCTGTTCCCAACCAAAATAAGCGAGCTGTTTTAGTGCTCTCATGATTTCTACCTCCATAGAAAGATTGACTGTAGATATTTCCTAAAGAACGGTTTAATGAAAATCAGTGACCCTTGTTAACATTTAACAACCATCATTTATAACAATTTGAATTTAACACACATTTTATTGATTTACAATAAATAAATAGTGTTTTTTAATTAATTGTTATTGTTAATTTCACAACACTTTCATTTTTCCCATAAAAAAAAGCACTCCCCATTATGAAGGAATGCTCAATCGTTACACAAATGCTATTATTATTCATTAATCTTCATGACTAAATTGCCAATGGATATTATACTTATCCGTTACACTTCCGTAACATTTACTCCAAGGTGTCTCTTGAAGCTCCATCTTAACAGAACCGTCATCCTTTAGTTTTCCAAAAGCATCTCTGATTGCAGATTCGTTATCGCTTACATATGCGATTGTAATGTTGTTACCTACTTGATAAGGAGTCCCAGGAAAATTATCCGAAAACATCAATTTAGTCCCGGAAACCTCTAGATATGTATGCATAATTAAGTCTTCTGATCCCGGAGGTAGATGTTCTGAATGCATAGATCCGAAGGTCATAAATTCAGGCTCCTCAAGACCAAACACTTCTGCATAATAGAGGACTACCTCTCGTGTATTTCCGTCAAAAATTAAGTAGGGATTCAATGCCATATTACCACTCCTTTATTTGGATAGTTTTTACATTAACATCTTACCATAATCAAAACCAAAAATCAAACATATGTTCCCTAATAAAAAAATAACTGCACTACCCACTTGGTGTAATGCTCCATTGAAAAAATTGATATAGTATGTTTACTATTTTTTACATGATTAAACTACTTAATAAACAACTATAAGTGTATTAATTGTTTTGCTGATAATTTTTCATCAGCCTCAATCATTGACTTCCACCCCATCTGCTGACACATTTTATGAATTCTGCGCATGTCCTGTCTAGCAACAATTTTGGAGCATCCTGCTTTTTTTGCAATACTAACTGACCATCGCAGCAAATCTACCAATGTGTCAGCTTGTGCTTCCTTAAATCCAAAATCCAGCAATATTAACTCATCTTTGTTTATACCGAAACGGGCATAACCCCAAAACGTGTCTGCTTTCATCTGTCCAGAAAACAACTCTCTGTCCTCAACAATATGATTCGCTTTTAATGGTTCTGATAAATGCTGAATCCATTGATTTTCTGCACCTTTTCCAGAAGGGATTTTATCTAACCTCCACTCCAATGTTTCAGCAGCTAATCTTTGTCTATCCTGTGAGCTCGCTACTATTGTCCACTCATGTAACGGAATAGATTCAGAAACAGGAATATCAATTGAAATTTTCCAAGACCTATAATTTGGTGTGATTCCGATCCCTTCTATTAATTCAGATATTTTTACGGGTTGTATGCCTCTTTCCTGAGCACTTCGAATAAGCTGTTTTAGTGCAGCGGGAGTTTCTTTCGTTATATCATTGCTATGTAGAACAAGTATTGAACCATTATAAAAAAACCCCCGGCTGTTATCGATAATTTTCTGAGCTGGAATTCCTGCCCAATCACCTGTATCATTCCCTTTTATGCTGTGATAGCCCCATTCTGAAAGCCAACTAAGGTTTTGCTCGTTATAATTTAGATAGGGAAAACGGAAAAAGTTCGGGCATGGCTGTCCCGTTGCTTCTTGAAAGGCTAGTTCTGTTTCCTTTAATTCTTTTAAAAATACTTCTTTTGATAGTTCTGACATTCGACGGTGATGGTAAGAATGTGATGCAAGTTCATGACCGCGTGAGATCAGCATTCTTGCTTTTTCCGGGTGTTTGTCAATCCATTCTCCAGTGAAAAAAAATGTGCCTGATACAGAGAATTGTTCAAGTGCTTCCAACCATTCTTCTAACGGCTGTTTGCTTGGACCATCATCAAATGTAAAAGCGCACGTACTTATAGTTGGATTACCTTTTGAAATTGTTTTATCTATCATTTTATGCCTCCATTATTATCATTTGACTTATTAAATTGAGGGAGATATTCCTTATTTTTATCTAATATATCTTTAAAAATCTTTTTCGCTAATTCTGCGGATCCAACGAGAGGATGAATCGTCAATGCTTGCAATCCGGCTTGAATATCACCATGTACTGCCGCTTCTACGGTAAGCTCTTCATATGCTTTCACTATTTGTAGCAAGCCTCGAATATGTGGCGGTAAGGTTGTTTTAAGTTGTAATGGTGTCGGACCTTCTGAATCTATGACACAATTCACCTCTACTGATACATCATCTGGTAAACATGAAATGAGTCCATTGTTTTTAACATTAACAATTTGAATGTCCTTTTTATTGTTATAAATGGATGTCATAAGTTGAACTGCAGCTTCAGAATAGTAGGCCCCCCCGCGTTTTTCAAGCTGAATAGGCTTAC carries:
- a CDS encoding VOC family protein, producing the protein MALNPYLIFDGNTREVVLYYAEVFGLEEPEFMTFGSMHSEHLPPGSEDLIMHTYLEVSGTKLMFSDNFPGTPYQVGNNITIAYVSDNESAIRDAFGKLKDDGSVKMELQETPWSKCYGSVTDKYNIHWQFSHED
- a CDS encoding polysaccharide deacetylase family protein, whose protein sequence is MIDKTISKGNPTISTCAFTFDDGPSKQPLEEWLEALEQFSVSGTFFFTGEWIDKHPEKARMLISRGHELASHSYHHRRMSELSKEVFLKELKETELAFQEATGQPCPNFFRFPYLNYNEQNLSWLSEWGYHSIKGNDTGDWAGIPAQKIIDNSRGFFYNGSILVLHSNDITKETPAALKQLIRSAQERGIQPVKISELIEGIGITPNYRSWKISIDIPVSESIPLHEWTIVASSQDRQRLAAETLEWRLDKIPSGKGAENQWIQHLSEPLKANHIVEDRELFSGQMKADTFWGYARFGINKDELILLDFGFKEAQADTLVDLLRWSVSIAKKAGCSKIVARQDMRRIHKMCQQMGWKSMIEADEKLSAKQLIHL